The sequence below is a genomic window from Methanoculleus sp. 7T.
TAGGGCGCACCAAGGGCCGGGTCGGAGCGGTTGCCGGACACAGACTTCGGCTCAAGCCGCCCCGGCACCAAACGTTCAAATAGTGACGGCGTGCATCCGGGCTACACATGGCAGAGCAAACCATCCTAGTCACGGGCTCGACGGACGGTATCGGGAAGGCGACCGCACACGTCCTAGCCCGACAGGGCCATCGCGTGCTGCTCCACGGCAGGAACCGGGGAAAAGGGCGTGCCGTCCTCGATGAACTGGAAGAATCTACCGGCTCCGACCGGCTAGCCCTCTTCATCGCCGATCTCTCGGTGCAGGAGCGTGTCCGGGGTCTCGCGGAGGAGGTCGGCGAGGCGTGCGATAGGATCGACGTGCTCATCAACAACGCCGGAGTCTTCATGCCTGAGCGCAACATTGCGCCCGGCGGGATCGAGGCGACGTTTGCCGTGAACTACCTCGCTTTATTCCTGCTCACCCACGACCTTCTCCCGCTTCTCTCCGCAAGCGGCCCTGCAAGGATCGTCAACGTCGCCTCGATTGCCCACCGGAGCGTGCGGTCGGTCGACTGGGAGAACCTCCCGGGTTTTGACGACTACGACGCCTATGATGCCTACGCTACCTCGAAACTCGGGGTCGTCGCCTTCACCGCCCGGCTCGCCCGGGTCCTCTCGAGGACGAGGGTGACGGCGAACTGCCTTCACCCGGGAGTGATCGACACCAAACTGCTCCGGGCTTATACCGGCGGTCAGGGCGGCGCTCCGCCGGAACGGGGAGCGGAAGTGGAGGCGTACCTCGCTACCTCCCCGGATCTCGGGGAGGTGAGCGGCAAGTACTTCGAGGCGACTCGATGGGCCCGTCCGTCGCACCTCGCCCTGGACCCGGAGGTCCAGGAGCGGTTCTGGGAGATGGGGCTCGAACTTACCGGGGTGGAGGAGTGGCGGCCGTCTCGGGGGAGAGTATATGCAGAATAAGCGAGTGGTAACCGGCCCGGTATCGGGCATGCGGAGGAAGATTCCATGAAAGGCGGGAAGAAACAGGAGACGAAGGAGTACTGGTGCGAGATATGCGGAGCGGCCTGTGACGAGATCACCGAAGAGACGTTCCCCGACCTGAGAATGGCCCGGGTCCTCTGCCCGGAGTGTAAGAGGTCGTACGACGAGTCCTGCAGGCTGCGGTAGTGCGGTTGACCCTCTCCCGGCGGGATAGGAGAGCGGTGCACGGGCCTTTGTCCGTGACGCTCAACCATCCCAAAACCCGGTGGGGTACCGGAAGGCGACACACTCTTTTATGAGGCCGGAGAAGTTACAGAATAGTAGATACCCTCTCCCTCCCTAGTCAAGCCGCCACAACCAAAATCTCCTATGACACCAACGACGCCTGCAAGCGGGTGCAAGGCACCGGCCCCTACCCTGGCACAGGGCGATGGAATTCTCATCGTTGATGCCGATGAAAAGATCGTGCAGATCAATACGATCCTGCAGAACCTCCTCGGCGTGACACAAGAGGAACTCGCAGGAGCAGACGCTCTGCAGACCATCCGGAGGCACCTCGCACCGATGCTCCGGGACGAAGGAGCCTGCGGGCAGGTTATCGCCCTCCTGCAGGGCGGGCCGGATTCCCAGTCGCTCACCGTGGACGTCCGGATCCCGGAGATCGGCATTCGTCGGCTGTCCGTCACGACCAGCGCGGTCGACACCGCCGGACCCGAAATCCAGCTTCTCATCTTCCACGACACCGGAGAGGGGGACGCCGAGTTCTTTCGGGATGCCATTGAGGCGTCGCCCATAACCGTCTTTGCCCAAGACCACGGCCTGCGCTATATATGGGTCTGCGGTCCGCAACAGTCCGGGTTCCTCCCGGCCGGCATTGTCGGGAGCACGGATGCCGACCTCTTCGGCCCGGAAGACGCCGCACGGCTGACCGAACTCAAACGTCGCATCATGGAGACTGGAGAGGTGGTGAGGGGGGAGCTGCCCCTCACCATCGACGGGGCCGTCCGCACCTTCGACCAGACGCTCAAGCCTATGAGAGACAGCGATGGAAGGGTGAAAGGGGTTCTCGGAACCCTGTTCGATATCACCGGGCGGCAGCAGGCGGTTGAGGCGCTTGCGAGGAGCGAACGTCAACTCGCCACCCTGATGAGCAACCTCCGAGGTATGGCCTACCGGTGCAAGTTCGACCGCGAATGGACGATGGAGTTCGTGAGCGAGGGGGCGCTGAGGGTTACCGGCTACGCCCCGGAAGACCTCATCGGCAACCGGCGGGTCGCCTACGGCGACCTCATCCACCCTGACGACCGGGAGCGGGTGTGGGAAGAGGTCTCCTCCGGTTTTTCGAGGCAGATGCCGTTTCAGACGACGTACCGGTTGATCGGCGCAACCGGCGAGGAGAAATGGGTCTGGGAGCAGGGGCGGGGCGTTCCCGAGCCCGGGGGCGGGGTCGTGGCGCTCGAAGGCTACATCACCGATATCACCGATCGCGTCAGGGCCGAGGCCGCGCTCGCGGAGAGTGAGGAACGGCTCCGGAGCATCTTTTCCACAAGCCATGCGGTTATGCTGATCATCGACGCCGAGACCGGCGCCATCGTCGATGCGAACCCTGCGGCGAGCGCCTACTACGGCTACCCGCACGATATCCTTACCGCGATGCGGATCACCGACATCAACGTCCTCGGTGAGAGAGAGACGTTTCGGGCGATGCAAAAGGCAGAGGCTGGTGAGGAACAACACTTCATCGTCCGTCATCGGCTGGCCGACGGTCGGGTCCGGGATGTAGACGTCTTCAGTGGGCGCGTGGTCGTTCACGGACGAGCGTTCCTGCACTCCATCATCCACGACGTCACCGAGCGGAGGCAGGCTGAGGAGCAGTTCCGGGCGCTCTTGGACGCGATACCCGACGCGGCTATGCTCATCGACCGTGACGGGACCCTCCTCGCTCTGAACGAGGTGATGGCGGCGCGGTTCGGGAAGAGCGTCGGGGAGATCCTCGGAACGTGCGCCTACGACCTCCTTACGCCGGAACTGGCCGCGACGCGGCGGGAACTGACCAACCAGGCCGTTGCCTTGGGGAAGCCGCTCAGGCATATCGATGAGCGGGGAGGCCTCGTCCTTGAGAACGTCCTCTTCCCGGTCCCCGGTGCACGGGCGGGCGCCGAGTGGGTGGCGGTCATATCGCGCGACATCACCCGCCAGAGCGAACTTGAACGGGTCCGCAAAGAGGCTTTCGACCGGATCGAAGAGAACATCGAGCAGTTTGCGACCCTCGGCGACCATGTCAGGCAGCCTCTGCAGGTGATCCTCGGGATGGCGTGCCTGCTCGAAGATGAGCGGGCGACCAAAGCGATTCAGCAGGAGGTCGGGCGGATCAACGGCTACATTACGCAGCTCGACCAAGGCTGGATCGAGTCAAGGAAGATCCGGGAGTTCCTCCGGCGGCACGAGTTGGTGTAGGGGTGGAAAACGGCTGCACGGCACGGCCCCTAATACAGCGATTCCGAAGTATCGGACTCTGGTTGATCCTCGTCCTCACCCCGCGCACTGGACCGTGGTGGATATCGCCTTGGGGAGGGGGCATCCCCCTCCCGGGTGAGGGGTTTGAGAACGGCTTCGTCTGCACCACGAATTGCTTCTCGCGAAGAGGCGAAAGTTCCCGGTCTCCTGCACTGCTCCTTCGTGTGAGGCCGTAGCACCCGTTTATGTGCGCACCAAAACCTCCAAAATAAGATGACACGGTCCACTGTCCGGGGCGAGCCCGGGGAATAGGTCGCTTTCAGGCGTACAGCCTCGCGCTCTGCCTCATGCATTCCCCTGCGTGCTTCCGCGAAGGGCTGGTGATCCGCACCTGAACCCACAAAATAAGGTGAAATGGCCTACTCGGGGCCGTGGGTATCAGGCCCCGCCCCCGACGAAGGTGAGAGTCCGGCAAGCATCTCGTCATCCAGGGTTTCGAGGAAGGTGTTGAGGAACGCATGCCTGCGTTCCGCGATGCTCCGGGCGCTCTCCGTATACATGAGAGCCTTTAAGTTCAGCAATTTTTCATGGATGTGCCCGGTCGCCTCCGCGATGCCCCCTCCCCGTTCCCCTGCCTGCAGAAACGTCCTAGCGACGCCGACCGCGCCCATCGCATCCAGGTTGTCTGCATCCGAGAGTATCCGGGCCTCCTGTGTCTTTGGGGTTATGCCCGAACTGTACCTGTGCGCACGGACGGCATGGACAACCTTGGGGATGAGGTCTTCGGGGTAGTGTATGGAACGGAGGAACGACTCCGCTCTCCGCGCTCCCTCCTCTTCGTGGGGGACGCCCGTCTCTTCTTCGAGGGGACGTGCGATGTCGTGGAAGAGGGCGGCCGGGATGAGGATATCCATATCCGCCCCTTCACGTGCGCCGAGCACCTCGCAGAGGCGGACGACTCTTGCCGTGTGGTCAAAGCCGTGAGCACCCGATTCCTGAAACGCTGTCTTGACGTACTCCAGCATCATGGCCGTCCGTTCGTCCATGAGAGATATCTGTCGTTTGAGGGCAGAAAAGTATCCTTTTGCACGCAGACTCATCAGGAAGAAGAACCCCAACGCTCCCCTGATCATCGCGTTCGAAAATAGCCCGAAGCATGGATACGACCATATCCGACAAGGTTGGCCATGGCGGACTTGCGCGCCCGAAGGTGCGAGTTGCAGAACGGAAGTGTACTCGAGACGGCGAGAGGAAGAGGGCCCATCCCGCCAGAAGGGGTTAGGGGCGGCTCCTATGTTAGAGGAGATCTTTCAGGGGGAGTAATGCGTTTACGGTGCTGAATTCAAGAATTATGAGGGTAAAGAATCAGTATTGAAAATCGGATAACGCCCCGGCCGGGATTTGAACCCGGGTCGAAAGCTCCGGAGGCTTTCAGGATATCCACTACCCTACCGGGACTGCCATATTATGTTGGCTGGTATGGTATAAAAGGCCAGCGGAGAAGAGGGTTTCAGGCCCTCCTCGATTCGTAGAGGTGCCATATCTTGCACGCACCCTCGTGGCTGACCATGCAGGGTCCGACGGGGGTGCGCGGGGTGCAGGCCTTCCCGAAGAGCCTGCAGTCCGAAGGCCGGGCGATACCGCGCAGCACCTTGTCGCAGATACAGGCGGAGTGCTTATCCACGTGCCGGATCTCGATATCGTACTTCTTCTGAGCGTCGTAGCCCTCGAACTCCGGCTTCAGGCGGAGCCCCGACTTCGGGATAACCGGGAACCCGCGCCACTCGACATCGAACGGCTCGAAGACCTCGTACATGAGGCGCTTCGCCTTGACGTTCCCCTCCCGGGAGACTGCGCGCGGGTAGGCGTTGTCCACCCGGTGCACGCCCTCGCGGATCTGCCGCACCGCCATGACGAGGCCGAGGAGGATATCCTCGGGCTCGAACCCCGCGACCACCTGCGGGACAGGGAACCGCTCGTACTCCTCGTAGCCCATCACCGTGCAGACGTGCCCGGGGAGGATGAACCCCTGAAGCGATGCCTCCCCTTGGTTAAGGAGCCACTCCATAGCAGGCGGGACAAGCCTGTGGCACGAGAGGATCGAGAAGTTCTCCGGCGGGCGGGAGAGGATCGTGGCGGCGACGGTCGGCGCGGTGGTCTCGAACCCTACCGATATGAAGACGACGTCCCGGTCCGGTTCTTTTCGGGCAATCTCCACTGCCTTGTGGACGCCCTGCACCACCCGGACGTCGCCGCCGCTCGACTCGAGCGACCCCTTCGACCCCGGGACACGCAACAGATCCCCGTAGGTGGCGATAGTGCAGTCCTTCTCCACCAGGTCGAGCGCGGCATCGATCTCGCCCTGCGGCGTGATGCAGACCGGACAGCCCGGCCCCATCACGATCTTGAGCCCTTCGGGGAGGATGCTCCGGAGTCCGGCGCGCGCGATCGCCGCTTCATGGGTGCCGCAGATATGCATGAGGGTGATCTCCCGGTCGACGAGAGAGTGGAGCGTATCGAGGATTTCCTTACCAACCGCCATGAATTCTCATAGTTATGTCTCGTGGGTACGGCATATTAGTGCCGGTATGGACAGAACCGCATGGGCTTTACGCACCAGCATCTCCCGTTCAGTCGGCGGGAGGTTCACGG
It includes:
- a CDS encoding SDR family NAD(P)-dependent oxidoreductase encodes the protein MAEQTILVTGSTDGIGKATAHVLARQGHRVLLHGRNRGKGRAVLDELEESTGSDRLALFIADLSVQERVRGLAEEVGEACDRIDVLINNAGVFMPERNIAPGGIEATFAVNYLALFLLTHDLLPLLSASGPARIVNVASIAHRSVRSVDWENLPGFDDYDAYDAYATSKLGVVAFTARLARVLSRTRVTANCLHPGVIDTKLLRAYTGGQGGAPPERGAEVEAYLATSPDLGEVSGKYFEATRWARPSHLALDPEVQERFWEMGLELTGVEEWRPSRGRVYAE
- the hypD gene encoding hydrogenase formation protein HypD; amino-acid sequence: MAVGKEILDTLHSLVDREITLMHICGTHEAAIARAGLRSILPEGLKIVMGPGCPVCITPQGEIDAALDLVEKDCTIATYGDLLRVPGSKGSLESSGGDVRVVQGVHKAVEIARKEPDRDVVFISVGFETTAPTVAATILSRPPENFSILSCHRLVPPAMEWLLNQGEASLQGFILPGHVCTVMGYEEYERFPVPQVVAGFEPEDILLGLVMAVRQIREGVHRVDNAYPRAVSREGNVKAKRLMYEVFEPFDVEWRGFPVIPKSGLRLKPEFEGYDAQKKYDIEIRHVDKHSACICDKVLRGIARPSDCRLFGKACTPRTPVGPCMVSHEGACKIWHLYESRRA
- a CDS encoding PAS domain-containing protein, with the protein product MTPTTPASGCKAPAPTLAQGDGILIVDADEKIVQINTILQNLLGVTQEELAGADALQTIRRHLAPMLRDEGACGQVIALLQGGPDSQSLTVDVRIPEIGIRRLSVTTSAVDTAGPEIQLLIFHDTGEGDAEFFRDAIEASPITVFAQDHGLRYIWVCGPQQSGFLPAGIVGSTDADLFGPEDAARLTELKRRIMETGEVVRGELPLTIDGAVRTFDQTLKPMRDSDGRVKGVLGTLFDITGRQQAVEALARSERQLATLMSNLRGMAYRCKFDREWTMEFVSEGALRVTGYAPEDLIGNRRVAYGDLIHPDDRERVWEEVSSGFSRQMPFQTTYRLIGATGEEKWVWEQGRGVPEPGGGVVALEGYITDITDRVRAEAALAESEERLRSIFSTSHAVMLIIDAETGAIVDANPAASAYYGYPHDILTAMRITDINVLGERETFRAMQKAEAGEEQHFIVRHRLADGRVRDVDVFSGRVVVHGRAFLHSIIHDVTERRQAEEQFRALLDAIPDAAMLIDRDGTLLALNEVMAARFGKSVGEILGTCAYDLLTPELAATRRELTNQAVALGKPLRHIDERGGLVLENVLFPVPGARAGAEWVAVISRDITRQSELERVRKEAFDRIEENIEQFATLGDHVRQPLQVILGMACLLEDERATKAIQQEVGRINGYITQLDQGWIESRKIREFLRRHELV
- a CDS encoding HD domain-containing protein, whose protein sequence is MDERTAMMLEYVKTAFQESGAHGFDHTARVVRLCEVLGAREGADMDILIPAALFHDIARPLEEETGVPHEEEGARRAESFLRSIHYPEDLIPKVVHAVRAHRYSSGITPKTQEARILSDADNLDAMGAVGVARTFLQAGERGGGIAEATGHIHEKLLNLKALMYTESARSIAERRHAFLNTFLETLDDEMLAGLSPSSGAGPDTHGPE